In one window of Oleidesulfovibrio alaskensis DSM 16109 DNA:
- a CDS encoding pyocin knob domain-containing protein: MHRIDSQGATAEGRFTEGNPTIPEPATVVSADWLNAVQDEILNVLAEAGIQPEKADNAQLKEAILKLGPERFRGFSAGGQHASFEGDLNTIAHNSLYACDRAKVQNAPELPAGTWAFVHTMVLPADAGRTQVCWPADDPDHPGWNRRRTSTGQWSDWRVVGSGEGGMPVGALLFSTTGTPLPGTVAVNVKQKFTLGTYPQLEAWVRSCGGYLATEAEWDAEAAAQEGSCGKYCLTDTHIILPCYRHYFSAAQNGAAGKAAGDWAGDAIRNLTGELKSSTSPNSLFPSLRDTASATG, from the coding sequence ATGCACCGGATTGATTCACAAGGTGCCACCGCGGAGGGGCGCTTTACCGAAGGTAACCCCACCATACCGGAACCTGCCACCGTGGTCAGCGCCGACTGGCTGAATGCCGTGCAGGATGAAATTCTGAATGTACTGGCAGAGGCGGGCATACAGCCGGAAAAAGCGGATAACGCACAGCTGAAAGAAGCCATTCTCAAACTGGGACCGGAGCGTTTCAGGGGATTTTCCGCCGGAGGGCAGCATGCGTCATTTGAAGGTGACCTGAACACCATCGCCCATAACAGTCTGTACGCCTGTGACCGGGCCAAAGTGCAGAATGCACCGGAGCTGCCTGCTGGTACGTGGGCTTTTGTGCATACCATGGTTCTGCCTGCCGATGCCGGACGCACACAGGTGTGCTGGCCTGCTGACGACCCTGACCACCCCGGCTGGAACCGCCGCCGTACCTCCACCGGCCAGTGGAGCGACTGGCGGGTGGTAGGCTCCGGCGAAGGCGGTATGCCTGTGGGCGCATTGCTTTTTTCCACCACCGGCACACCGCTGCCCGGCACAGTGGCGGTCAATGTTAAACAAAAATTTACACTGGGCACCTACCCCCAGCTGGAAGCATGGGTGCGCAGCTGCGGGGGCTACCTGGCCACAGAGGCGGAATGGGACGCAGAGGCCGCCGCACAGGAAGGCTCCTGCGGCAAGTACTGCCTGACGGATACGCATATCATTCTGCCTTGCTACAGACACTACTTCTCGGCCGCGCAGAATGGTGCGGCGGGTAAAGCGGCAGGCGACTGGGCCGGTGATGCCATACGGAACCTTACTGGTGAACTCAAGTCATCCACTTCGCCTAACAGCCTTTTCCCAAGCCTCAGAGACACCGCTTCTGCAACCGGCG